One window from the genome of Brachyspira sp. SAP_772 encodes:
- a CDS encoding DUF3089 domain-containing protein: MIKIKLLIISLITILIFACSQNNNKNVKTNDTSHLENTDYSDSNNWLYLPNNNNGNVDIFYLYPTTWASDDSNFMICPIDYTPMRATVTNKVIMHTSMFEEYGNVYAPFYRQANALYLLNQTNNISKEELNSYLFSIPKDDAIAAFDYFIKNYNDNKPIILMGHSQGAMMIKEILKDYFKDNEDLQKRLIAAYIIGYSVTKEDIEENPHLKFASREDDTGVIISYNTESPDFNGYNPTLLENSITINPITWILEETLAPKELSLGANITNENTLINQVTNFSDAKVDKVRGVIKCSTADTNMFFTDRPGVFSKGIFHAWDIELYYFDLKANAKKRVEAFMKQNY, from the coding sequence ATGATAAAAATAAAATTATTAATAATATCTTTAATAACTATTTTAATATTCGCATGCTCTCAAAACAATAATAAAAATGTAAAAACTAATGACACATCTCATTTAGAAAATACTGATTACTCTGATTCAAATAATTGGCTGTATCTGCCTAATAATAACAATGGAAATGTAGATATATTCTATCTGTATCCTACTACTTGGGCAAGTGATGACAGTAACTTTATGATATGTCCTATAGATTATACTCCTATGCGTGCTACTGTAACAAATAAAGTAATTATGCATACTAGTATGTTTGAAGAATATGGAAATGTATATGCACCTTTTTATAGGCAGGCTAATGCATTATATTTGCTAAACCAAACTAATAATATAAGTAAAGAGGAATTAAACAGTTATTTATTTTCTATTCCTAAAGATGATGCTATAGCAGCATTTGATTATTTTATTAAAAACTATAATGACAATAAACCTATTATATTGATGGGACATTCTCAAGGTGCCATGATGATAAAAGAGATATTGAAAGATTATTTTAAAGATAATGAAGATTTGCAGAAAAGACTAATAGCTGCTTATATAATAGGATACTCTGTAACCAAAGAGGATATAGAAGAAAATCCTCATTTAAAATTTGCAAGCAGAGAGGATGATACAGGAGTGATAATTTCTTATAATACAGAAAGCCCAGATTTTAATGGCTATAATCCTACACTTCTTGAAAACTCTATAACAATTAACCCTATTACTTGGATTTTAGAAGAAACTTTAGCTCCAAAAGAATTAAGTTTAGGAGCAAATATTACTAATGAAAATACATTAATTAATCAAGTTACTAATTTCTCTGATGCTAAGGTTGATAAAGTTAGAGGTGTAATTAAATGTTCTACAGCAGACACTAATATGTTTTTTACAGATAGACCTGGAGTTTTTAGCAAAGGTATTTTTCATGCTTGGGATATAGAACTCTACTATTTTGATTTGAAAGCAAATGCTAAAAAAAGAGTTGAAGCATTTATGAAACAGAATTATTAA